A genomic segment from Neodiprion lecontei isolate iyNeoLeco1 chromosome 1, iyNeoLeco1.1, whole genome shotgun sequence encodes:
- the LOC124294194 gene encoding uncharacterized protein LOC124294194 translates to MAARVKFINQKRATLKANITKLKRLTEDADFEPANIKMRADRVKEQFRTYEELHDELALLTDGDGDNVDDFDELQDRFYAIITKIETDLSSTAPQHPGVANVTSLPIDGTRRLKLPVADLPRFDGNIEKWLSFKNTFLTMIDSREDITKLQKFLYLKNCLEGDALNKILIYNVSEENYGTAWKLLLDSYDKTRILIVKHLDAILELPAVKKATHKDLARLVDDMRQHVNMLASLDVIPDEHLLVRIIERALPNNIRVKWEETLNLDTSPTLEQIYKFVSETAFRLYTLEQDVSRSKTETNYKRPLPNYKDQSGIKTRRGENGARTLAIGTSAKCVVCKRESHPIYQCREFQKMTVHQRWNFVKSSSLCKNCLRSHRGKCTSTHCKNCSRFHHTLLHNESPAASTHATQETIPSDTPKSTTKTTEYPRGN, encoded by the exons ATGGCTGCCcgcgtaaaatttattaatcaaaaGCGTGCGACTTTAAAGGCGAACATTACCAAACTTAAGCGACTCACGGAGGACGCGGATTTTGAACCCGCGAACATAAAAATGCGGGCGGATCGTGTAAAAGAACAATTTCGAACATACGAGGAATTACACGATGAACTCGCATTATTAACCGACGGAGACGGTGACAACGTCGATGACTTCGACGAGTTGCAAGATCGATTCTACGCGATCATAACTaaaatcgagacagatttatCATCGACAGCACCACAACATCCCGGTGTAGCAAACGTGACGTCGCTGCCGATCGACGGCACGCGTCGACTTAAATTGCCGGTCGCCGACCTCCCAAGGTTCGACGGCAACATCGAAAAGTGGCtatcgtttaaaaatacatttttgacaATGATCGACTCTCGCGAAGACATaacgaaattacaaaaattcttgTATCTAAAAAATTGCCTAGAGGGTGACgcgttaaataaaattctcattTACAACGTGAGCGAAGAAAATTACGGGACGGCATGGAAGTTACTTCTAGATTCGTATGACAAGACTCGAATTTTGATAGTAAAACATCTCGACGCGATCCTCGAGTTGCCCGCGGTAAAAAAGGCGACACATAAAGATTTAGCGCGACTCGTCGACGACATGCGCCAACACGTGAACATGCTCGCGTCATTGGACGTGATACCAGATGAACACTTATTAGTCCGGATAATCGAGCGCGCGTTACCCAACAATATTCGGGTGAAGTGGGAAGAGACGCTCAATCTCGACACCTCGCCAACGCTCgagcaaatttacaaattcgtcTCCGAGACCGCGTTTCGTTTATATACGCTCGAACAAGATGTATCGCGTTCCAAAACAGAGACCAATTACAAACGACCGCTTCCGAATTATAAAGATCAAAGCGGAATCAAGACACGACGCGGAGAAAATGGCGCGCGTACGTTAGCGATAGGCACGTCAGCAAAGTGCGTAGTGTGCAAACGGGAGAGTCATCCCATATACCAGTGtcgcgaatttcaaaaaatgacggTTCATCAACGGTGGAATTTCGTCAAGAGTTCATCGCTCTGCAAAAATTGCCTGCGCTCGCACCGCGGCAAATGCACTTCGACGCATTGCAAAAACTGCTCCAGGTTTCACCACACTCTTTTGCACAACGAATCTCCTGCTGCATCCACCCATGCGACCCAAGAAACGATACCATCGGATACACCTAAGTCGACAACAAAG ACAACCGAATATCCTCGTGGCAACTAA